A window of Halogeometricum sp. S1BR25-6 genomic DNA:
GCTATCTCGGCCGCCCTCCACGGCGGTCTCTACCAGTGGCCCCGGAAAACGTCCGTCTCGACGCTCGCGGAGGCGTTCGAGATCTCCTCGCCCACCTTCCAGTACCACCTGCGAACGGCCGAACGGAAACTGCTCGAACTCGTGTTAGAGTGAGCGTCGAAGGAGGGATACTATTCGAATAGGGTCATCACTGACGAGTACTGTACTATAGTAGTAGGGAAGACTATTACCCGAGACCCTAACAGTAAGATGTCGGCGTGGGGGCCGACGAGAGAACCATGGATGACGCAATGACGCACGAGGCGGAACCGAGACTGAACGAAACGTCCAAGATAGTCGTCGAGCACGACTGGGACGGCGGAGACTGCCTCGCAGTCACAATCGCCCGCGCCGCCGCCGAGGCGTGGACCGGAAATCCGGACGATGCCATGACGCTCCCGCCGGTCGGGAGCGTCGTCGACCCCGACGCACTGGAGTCGCTGTTCGCGCCGACGCGCAACCGCGGTCGCCCCGCGACCGACGGCGGTCACCCGACCGCCGACGAGGGCGCGTCGCCGTCCCGCGTGCGCTTCACGTACGTGGGCTACAACGTCACGATATCCGAGGACGGCGTCGTCGTCGTCGAGGACCCGACCTCGGCGAGCGAAGCCTGAACCGGATTCGCATTCGCGTCCCCACCCGCTGACGCTCCGGGGGGAGCACGGGGGAAGAAGGGAAAGGGGAGAACACGATTCACCGGGCACCGACCGCGCGACCGAACAATCGACCGCACGACCCTTGTACTGCGACGCCCAACCGACGAGCATGGGCTACGCGTGTCCCGTCTGCGACGTACCGCAACAGGACGGAGAGCACTTAGCTGACCATATGGCGTTCACCGCGATGACCCACGCCGACGAGCACGAGTCGTGGCTGGACGAACACGTGCCCGAGTGGTCGGCGGCGGGGACCGCGGAACTCGCCCCGCGGGTGACCGAACTCGCCGAAGAGGCACCCTACGAAACGGTGTTCGAAGACACCGTCCACGACCACGCCGGACACGCGCACGACGGCGACTCGCTGTTCGAAGAGGAGAGCGCGAGCACCGGCGCGAACGAGCGCGTCGACGCCGCGAGCGCCCGAGAGCGCGGCGCCGGAGCGCTCGACGCCGAGGCGCAGGCGGTCCTCGACGAGGCGCGGGAGATGACCCGCGAGATGCTCGGCGAGGGTGACGCCGACGGAGAGGGAGACGGAGCGGCCGATTCGGACGCAGACGCGGATGCGGGCGGCGACGGCGACGGCGACGAGTCGGCGTGACGCGACCGACCGAACCCGAACCTGACGCGCCGGCGACCGAAAGCGGTTCCACTTCTCGGCGGGATTCGACGACCATGGAGACAGAGGGTTCGTTCGCCCCCGAGAGCGAGGAGGAGGCGCGCGAAGCGTTCGAGTCGGCCGGACCGACCGCCCAGCAGGTCGTCCGCGAGGCGGCCAAAGCGATGTCGTTCGACCGCGAGGAGTACCGAGAGCGGGTCACGGGCGACGTGGTGGAGACGGCGCGGAACGTCCTGTTCGCCGACCGACTGCGCGTTCGAATCGGCACGCGCGAGGAGTTCGAGGCGTGGACCGACGAACACCCCGAGTACGAGGTGACGGAGGTGGGCAGTCCGAACGTCGACCGCGTCGTCTGGCACGCCGCCCCCTTCGCGAAGGAAGCCGTCGCCGCGACGTACCAGAACGAGAGGGAGGCGGCCGTCGGAACCCTTCGACGGCAGGCGTTCTCGCGGCTCTACCGGCCTCGGTTCGAGGACGGGGGAGGGGAAGAAGACGGAGAGGCCGCGGGAGAAGGTGTCGAGAGCGGGGAGGAGTAAGGAAGCGAACGGTCCGGAGAGTTAAGCCGCGAGCGACCGCACCGTCGCACGATGAACGGAGACGGACGCCGACACGAGGAGTTGCCCGACCCGGAGTGGCCCGTCCTGGAG
This region includes:
- a CDS encoding HalOD1 output domain-containing protein; amino-acid sequence: MDDAMTHEAEPRLNETSKIVVEHDWDGGDCLAVTIARAAAEAWTGNPDDAMTLPPVGSVVDPDALESLFAPTRNRGRPATDGGHPTADEGASPSRVRFTYVGYNVTISEDGVVVVEDPTSASEA
- a CDS encoding DUF5810 domain-containing protein, with product MGYACPVCDVPQQDGEHLADHMAFTAMTHADEHESWLDEHVPEWSAAGTAELAPRVTELAEEAPYETVFEDTVHDHAGHAHDGDSLFEEESASTGANERVDAASARERGAGALDAEAQAVLDEAREMTREMLGEGDADGEGDGAADSDADADAGGDGDGDESA
- a CDS encoding DUF5809 family protein; translated protein: METEGSFAPESEEEAREAFESAGPTAQQVVREAAKAMSFDREEYRERVTGDVVETARNVLFADRLRVRIGTREEFEAWTDEHPEYEVTEVGSPNVDRVVWHAAPFAKEAVAATYQNEREAAVGTLRRQAFSRLYRPRFEDGGGEEDGEAAGEGVESGEE